The Micromonospora krabiensis genome window below encodes:
- the gabT gene encoding 4-aminobutyrate--2-oxoglutarate transaminase yields MASSEELHKRRQAAVARGVGSVVPSYVDHASGGTITDVDGREWIDFAAGIAVTNVGNSAPRVVEAVRAQVERFTHTCFMVAPYESYVAVCEQLNLLTPGGFEKRSALFNSGAEAVENAVKIARHATGRPAVVVFDHAYHGRTNLTMALTAKNMPYKHRFGPFAGEVYRVPMSYPLRDGGLDGATAAARAIETVEKQVGAENVAALLIEPIQGEGGFVVPAEGFLPALREWATAAGALFVADEIQTGFCRTGDWFACEHEGVEPDLVTLAKGIAGGLPLAAVTGRADLMDAVHVGGLGGTYGGNPLACAAALASIETMHERDLAGAARRIGSVMLPRLRAIAERDPRIAEVRGRGAMLAVELVQPGALTPDPVATAAVSAACHAAGLLTLTCGTYGNVLRFLPPLVISDAELARGLDILDAAFG; encoded by the coding sequence GTGGCTTCCTCGGAGGAACTGCACAAGCGCCGCCAGGCGGCGGTCGCCCGCGGGGTCGGCAGCGTCGTTCCGTCCTACGTGGACCATGCGTCGGGTGGGACGATCACCGACGTCGACGGGCGGGAGTGGATCGACTTCGCCGCCGGCATCGCGGTCACCAACGTGGGCAACTCGGCGCCGCGGGTGGTCGAGGCGGTACGCGCGCAGGTCGAGCGCTTCACCCACACCTGCTTCATGGTCGCGCCCTACGAGTCGTACGTGGCGGTCTGCGAGCAGCTCAACCTGCTCACGCCCGGCGGGTTCGAGAAGCGGTCGGCGCTGTTCAACTCCGGCGCCGAGGCGGTGGAGAACGCGGTGAAGATCGCCCGGCACGCCACCGGACGGCCGGCGGTGGTGGTCTTCGACCACGCGTACCACGGCCGGACCAACCTGACCATGGCGTTGACCGCGAAGAACATGCCGTACAAGCACCGGTTCGGGCCGTTCGCCGGCGAGGTCTACCGGGTGCCCATGTCGTACCCGCTGCGCGACGGCGGGCTCGACGGCGCCACCGCCGCCGCCCGGGCCATCGAGACGGTCGAGAAGCAGGTCGGCGCGGAGAACGTGGCCGCGCTGCTCATCGAGCCGATCCAGGGTGAGGGTGGTTTCGTCGTACCGGCGGAGGGTTTCCTGCCGGCGCTGCGCGAGTGGGCGACGGCGGCCGGGGCGCTCTTCGTCGCCGACGAGATCCAGACCGGCTTCTGCCGGACCGGTGACTGGTTCGCCTGCGAACACGAGGGCGTCGAACCGGACCTGGTCACCCTGGCCAAGGGCATCGCCGGCGGGCTGCCGCTGGCCGCGGTGACCGGCCGGGCCGACCTGATGGACGCGGTGCACGTCGGCGGCCTCGGCGGCACGTACGGCGGCAACCCTCTCGCCTGCGCCGCCGCGCTCGCCAGCATCGAGACGATGCACGAGCGGGACCTGGCGGGGGCGGCGCGGCGGATCGGGTCGGTGATGCTGCCCCGGCTGCGCGCGATCGCCGAGCGGGACCCACGGATCGCCGAGGTACGCGGTCGGGGCGCGATGCTCGCCGTGGAGCTGGTGCAGCCGGGCGCGCTCACCCCGGACCCGGTCGCCACGGCCGCGGTGTCGGCCGCCTGCCACGCGGCCGGCCTGCTCACGCTGACCTGCGGCACGTACGGCAACGTGCTGCGGTTCCTGCCCCCGCTGGTCATCTCCGACGCGGAGCTGGCCCGCGGCCTCGACATCCTGGACGCCGCCTTCGGCTGA
- a CDS encoding D-alanine--D-alanine ligase family protein — translation MSAPVRIGILFGGPSAEHEVSCASALGVARALAGGDYRTVAIGVTRTGGFRLVPDAVLGDLLAGTGAERAIDDRLTVTGPAVELRAGPRPGTAVVTAVDAPGAVHAELDVVFPVLHGPFGEDGVVQGVLESLGVPYVGCGILASAVGMDKVAMKRALRAEEVPITPHVSFDAETYRAADDPEKLVVGLRRPLFVKPARMGSSIGISRVADGDDLAAAIDEALRYDSVVVVEQGVTGRELECGVLGGARPEASAVGEVRVTGGWFDYQQKYFGDADPMVVPAVLPQDVTERIRDLSVRAFAAIGGWGLARVDFLYEEATGDLYVNELNTMPGFTAHSMYPKVWAAAGVGYRDIVDRLVTLAFTRHAARPRPAGPGATR, via the coding sequence ATGAGCGCGCCGGTTCGGATCGGAATCCTGTTCGGCGGCCCGTCGGCGGAGCACGAGGTCTCCTGCGCGTCCGCGCTGGGCGTGGCTCGGGCTCTGGCGGGCGGTGACTACCGCACGGTGGCCATCGGGGTCACCCGGACCGGAGGGTTCCGGCTCGTGCCCGATGCGGTCCTCGGCGACCTGCTGGCGGGCACCGGGGCGGAGCGGGCGATCGACGACCGGTTGACGGTGACCGGGCCGGCCGTGGAGCTGCGGGCGGGACCCCGGCCCGGGACGGCCGTGGTGACCGCCGTCGACGCGCCGGGCGCGGTCCACGCCGAGCTGGACGTGGTGTTCCCGGTGCTGCACGGCCCGTTCGGTGAGGACGGTGTGGTGCAGGGCGTGCTGGAGTCGCTGGGCGTGCCGTACGTGGGGTGCGGCATCCTCGCCTCCGCGGTGGGCATGGACAAGGTGGCGATGAAGCGGGCGCTGCGCGCCGAGGAGGTGCCGATCACCCCGCACGTGTCGTTCGACGCGGAGACCTACCGGGCCGCCGACGACCCGGAGAAGCTGGTGGTGGGGCTGCGCCGGCCGCTGTTCGTCAAGCCGGCCCGGATGGGCTCGTCGATCGGGATCTCCCGCGTCGCCGACGGTGACGACCTGGCGGCGGCGATCGACGAGGCGCTCCGATACGACAGCGTCGTGGTGGTCGAGCAGGGCGTGACCGGCCGTGAGCTGGAGTGCGGCGTCCTCGGTGGCGCCCGTCCGGAGGCGTCGGCCGTCGGCGAGGTGCGCGTCACCGGCGGGTGGTTCGACTACCAGCAGAAGTACTTCGGCGACGCCGACCCGATGGTCGTACCGGCCGTGCTGCCCCAGGACGTGACCGAGCGGATCCGGGACCTGTCGGTACGCGCGTTCGCGGCGATCGGCGGTTGGGGGCTGGCCCGCGTCGACTTCCTGTACGAGGAAGCGACTGGCGACCTCTACGTCAACGAACTGAACACCATGCCGGGCTTCACCGCGCACTCCATGTACCCGAAGGTGTGGGCCGCCGCCGGCGTCGGCTACCGGGACATCGTGGACCGGCTCGTCACGCTGGCGTTCACCCGGCACGCCGCACGTCCCCGTCCCGCCGGCCCGGGGGCCACCCGGTGA
- a CDS encoding SUKH-3 domain-containing protein — MIDRRQAEQLAAVWARRDSQRLGYECTPTVDEFELGYVISSTVSTQARTLPGDLPTTVIDKVTGEVTTWPRVPPTVVEELYRRNRPGGPSAPRTVDPASQVLREIRRLPAPSATAHLTVDGRVFRAAGAKGDVALRHHPLVRRYLDELPPGHLTRGGDRHAELIVVSDVLHEYDHRRAAEGIAPMSLGDAESLLATVRFEVFRVREQGDPAGGPAERPCDSCLNFLVHVNVLPWSELAFTTEWHPDSRTSHQPGRFPPEVADALVDGGWEDTAFNATLAGGVIEETAAVAGRQHRHHPFPAAIRAINTFPAILTRRRGPGEEVWISRFTTNPLRGAHSADILADFGAVLGVRLFPLGADHGDSLFAIDEQGRVFALDQAGEWFLGADVDAALTTLLLGRAPARVRDDGTW; from the coding sequence GTGATCGACCGACGACAGGCTGAACAACTCGCCGCCGTCTGGGCGCGTCGCGACTCGCAACGCCTCGGCTACGAGTGCACGCCGACCGTCGACGAGTTCGAGCTCGGTTACGTGATCTCATCCACTGTGTCCACCCAGGCCCGGACGCTCCCCGGCGACCTGCCGACCACGGTGATCGACAAGGTGACCGGCGAGGTGACCACGTGGCCGAGGGTGCCGCCGACCGTGGTAGAGGAGCTCTACCGGCGCAACCGTCCGGGCGGGCCGTCCGCGCCGCGCACGGTCGACCCGGCGAGCCAGGTGCTGCGGGAGATCCGTCGGCTTCCCGCCCCGTCCGCCACCGCCCACCTGACCGTCGACGGCCGGGTGTTCCGCGCCGCGGGCGCGAAGGGCGACGTCGCGCTGCGGCACCACCCGTTGGTCCGGCGCTACCTGGACGAGCTGCCGCCCGGGCACCTGACCCGGGGCGGCGACCGGCACGCCGAGCTGATCGTCGTCTCCGACGTCCTGCACGAGTACGACCACCGGCGGGCCGCCGAGGGCATCGCGCCGATGAGCCTGGGTGACGCCGAGTCGCTGCTCGCCACCGTCCGCTTCGAGGTGTTCCGGGTGCGGGAGCAGGGCGACCCGGCCGGGGGCCCGGCCGAACGGCCCTGCGACTCCTGCCTCAACTTCCTCGTGCACGTCAACGTGCTCCCCTGGTCGGAGCTGGCCTTCACCACCGAGTGGCATCCCGACTCCCGCACGTCGCACCAGCCGGGCCGCTTCCCGCCGGAGGTCGCCGACGCGCTGGTCGACGGCGGTTGGGAGGACACGGCCTTCAACGCGACGCTCGCCGGGGGCGTGATCGAGGAGACCGCGGCCGTGGCCGGCCGGCAACATCGGCATCACCCGTTTCCGGCGGCGATCCGGGCGATCAACACCTTCCCGGCGATCCTCACCCGGCGGCGGGGCCCGGGCGAGGAGGTCTGGATCAGTCGGTTCACCACCAATCCGCTTCGGGGCGCGCACAGCGCCGACATCCTGGCCGACTTCGGCGCGGTGCTGGGCGTACGCCTCTTTCCGCTCGGCGCCGACCACGGCGACAGCCTCTTCGCCATCGACGAGCAGGGGCGGGTGTTCGCGCTGGATCAGGCCGGCGAGTGGTTCCTCGGCGCGGACGTCGACGCGGCGCTGACCACCCTGCTGCTCGGCCGCGCGCCGGCCCGGGTGCGCGACGACGGCACCTGGTGA
- a CDS encoding gamma-aminobutyraldehyde dehydrogenase has translation MSDQQQLRNFVNGQYVDPVDGGYADLVDPCTGEVFAQAPVSGPADVDAAMKAAADAFEGWRDATPAERQKALLKLADAVESRAAELVDAEVRNTGKPRQLTADEELPPAVDEFRFFAGAARLLEGRSAGEYLAGHTSYVRREPIGVCAQVTPWNYPLMMAVWKIAPALAAGNTVVLKPSDTTPVSTLLLAEIAAEFFPPGVFNVVCGDRDTGRSLVSHPTPQLVSITGSTRAGMEVAAAAAPDLKRTHLELGGKAPVVIFDDADVAAAAEAIAVGGYFNAGQDCTAATRVLAGPGVHDDFVAALTEQARNTKTGAPDDEDVLYGPLNNANQLTRVTGFVDRLPDHAAIQTGGSRVGERGFFYAPTVVSGLRQQDEIIQDEVFGPVITVQRFTDEDEAVRWANGVEYGLSASVWTRDHGRAMRMTRRLDFGCVWVNTHIPFVSEMPHGGFKHSGHGKDLSVYSLEDYTRIKHVMHHIEG, from the coding sequence ATGAGTGACCAGCAGCAGCTGCGCAACTTCGTCAACGGCCAGTACGTCGACCCGGTGGACGGCGGGTACGCGGACCTGGTCGACCCGTGCACCGGTGAGGTGTTCGCCCAGGCGCCCGTGTCGGGCCCGGCGGACGTGGACGCGGCGATGAAGGCCGCCGCCGACGCGTTCGAGGGCTGGCGGGACGCCACCCCCGCCGAGCGGCAGAAGGCGCTGCTGAAGCTCGCCGACGCGGTGGAGTCCCGGGCGGCCGAGCTGGTCGACGCGGAGGTACGCAACACCGGCAAGCCCCGCCAGCTCACCGCCGACGAGGAGTTGCCGCCGGCCGTCGACGAGTTCCGCTTCTTCGCCGGCGCGGCCCGCCTCCTGGAGGGCCGCTCGGCCGGGGAGTACCTGGCCGGGCACACGTCGTACGTGCGGCGCGAGCCGATCGGCGTCTGCGCCCAGGTCACGCCCTGGAACTACCCGCTCATGATGGCGGTCTGGAAGATCGCCCCGGCGCTGGCGGCCGGCAACACGGTGGTGCTCAAGCCGTCGGACACCACGCCGGTGTCGACGCTGCTGCTGGCCGAGATCGCGGCCGAGTTCTTCCCGCCGGGTGTGTTCAACGTGGTCTGCGGCGACCGGGACACCGGGCGGTCGCTGGTCTCCCACCCCACCCCGCAGCTGGTGTCGATCACCGGTTCCACCCGCGCCGGGATGGAGGTCGCCGCCGCGGCGGCCCCCGACCTGAAGCGCACCCACCTGGAGCTGGGCGGCAAGGCGCCGGTGGTCATCTTCGACGACGCGGACGTCGCGGCGGCGGCGGAGGCGATCGCGGTCGGCGGCTACTTCAACGCCGGGCAGGACTGCACGGCGGCGACCCGGGTGCTGGCCGGGCCCGGCGTCCACGACGACTTCGTGGCGGCGCTGACCGAGCAGGCCCGCAACACGAAGACCGGCGCCCCGGACGACGAGGACGTGCTCTACGGCCCGCTCAACAACGCCAACCAGCTCACCCGCGTCACCGGCTTTGTCGACCGCCTGCCCGACCACGCCGCGATCCAGACCGGCGGCTCCCGGGTCGGCGAGCGTGGCTTCTTCTACGCCCCGACCGTCGTCTCCGGTCTGCGCCAGCAGGACGAGATCATCCAGGACGAGGTCTTCGGGCCGGTCATCACCGTGCAGCGTTTCACCGACGAGGACGAGGCGGTGCGCTGGGCGAACGGCGTCGAGTACGGCCTGTCCGCGTCGGTCTGGACGAGGGACCACGGCCGGGCGATGCGGATGACCAGGCGACTGGACTTCGGCTGCGTCTGGGTCAACACCCACATCCCGTTCGTCTCCGAGATGCCGCACGGCGGCTTCAAGCACTCCGGCCACGGCAAGGACCTCTCGGTCTACAGCCTGGAGGACTACACCCGGATCAAGCACGTCATGCACCACATCGAGGGCTGA
- a CDS encoding aldehyde dehydrogenase family protein, with translation MEPRAFYVAGRPTHGDGELTVHHPYDGRAVGRTTLARPDQVEAAVAAAAAVATEAAALPAHARAAALDHVSRRLAERADEVAHLITAENGKPLKWARAEAARAVSTFRWAAEEARRFSGELQRLDTDPAATGRIALVRRVPRGPVLGISPFNFPLNLVAHKVAPAIAVGAPIVLKPAPATPLSALLLGELLAETDLPAGLFSVLPLPNDRAADLVTDPRLPVVSFTGSGPVGAAIRRSVPDKHVTLELGGNAAAVICADWASDEDLTFAAHRIATFANYQAGQSCIAVQRVYVHEWLYDGFLPRLVAAVQELRTGDPADERTDVGPLVSEDAARRVEEWVDEAVRAGGTIQVGGRREGATYPPTVLSGVPADAKVVAEEVFGPVLVVAPVTDDEAAFAAVNDSAYGLQAGVFTHDLQTAFRAARVLDVGGVIVGDVPSYRADQMPYGGVKGSGVGREGLRSAMDDYTEPRVMVLTGLRL, from the coding sequence GTGGAGCCGAGAGCCTTCTACGTCGCCGGTCGTCCCACGCACGGCGACGGCGAGCTGACCGTCCACCACCCGTACGACGGCCGGGCGGTGGGGCGTACCACCCTCGCCAGGCCGGACCAGGTCGAAGCCGCCGTCGCGGCCGCCGCCGCGGTGGCCACGGAGGCCGCGGCCCTGCCCGCGCACGCGCGCGCCGCCGCGCTCGACCACGTCTCCCGGCGGCTCGCCGAACGGGCCGACGAGGTGGCCCACCTGATCACCGCCGAGAACGGCAAGCCGCTGAAATGGGCCCGTGCCGAGGCGGCTCGCGCCGTCTCCACCTTCCGGTGGGCCGCCGAGGAGGCCCGCCGCTTCTCCGGCGAGCTGCAACGCCTGGACACCGATCCGGCCGCCACCGGACGGATCGCCCTGGTGCGTCGGGTGCCGCGCGGCCCCGTGCTGGGCATCTCCCCGTTCAACTTTCCGCTCAACCTGGTCGCGCACAAGGTGGCCCCGGCCATCGCGGTCGGCGCGCCCATCGTGCTCAAGCCGGCGCCCGCCACCCCGCTCTCCGCGCTGCTCCTCGGTGAGCTGCTCGCCGAGACCGACCTGCCGGCGGGCCTGTTCTCGGTGCTGCCGCTGCCCAACGACCGTGCCGCCGACCTGGTCACCGACCCGCGCCTGCCGGTGGTGTCGTTCACCGGCTCCGGACCGGTCGGCGCGGCCATCCGCCGCTCGGTGCCCGACAAGCACGTCACCCTGGAGCTCGGCGGCAACGCGGCGGCGGTGATCTGCGCGGACTGGGCCTCCGACGAGGACCTGACCTTCGCCGCCCACCGGATCGCCACCTTCGCCAACTACCAGGCCGGGCAGTCCTGCATCGCCGTGCAGCGGGTCTACGTCCACGAGTGGCTCTACGACGGCTTCCTGCCCAGGCTGGTCGCCGCCGTGCAGGAGCTGCGCACCGGTGACCCGGCCGACGAGCGGACCGACGTCGGGCCGCTGGTGTCCGAGGACGCCGCGCGCCGCGTCGAGGAGTGGGTCGACGAGGCGGTGCGGGCGGGCGGCACCATCCAGGTCGGCGGCCGGCGCGAGGGTGCGACGTACCCGCCGACGGTGCTCAGCGGAGTGCCCGCCGACGCCAAGGTCGTCGCCGAGGAGGTCTTCGGGCCGGTGCTGGTGGTCGCCCCGGTCACCGACGACGAGGCCGCGTTCGCCGCGGTCAACGATTCGGCGTACGGGCTCCAGGCCGGCGTCTTCACCCACGACCTCCAGACGGCGTTCCGCGCCGCCCGGGTGCTCGACGTGGGCGGGGTGATCGTCGGTGACGTGCCGTCGTACCGCGCCGACCAGATGCCCTACGGCGGGGTCAAGGGCAGCGGCGTCGGACGCGAGGGGCTGCGCAGCGCCATGGACGACTACACCGAACCGCGCGTCATGGTGCTCACCGGACTGCGCCTCTGA
- a CDS encoding M15 family metallopeptidase — protein sequence MILLSDPRVAAVPATDDGDPLVDLRDVPDLRLDTRAADPAGAYARVRLGVAERLLAAQRVLPDGLCLLVIEGYRPYQAQLEIFTGYREELRELHPDWSAERLHRETTKFVSPVEVAPHSTGGAVDLTLCTGDGLELDMGTAVDATPEASRNACFTAAPSIGDTARRHRRILVSVLSGAGLVNYPTEWWHWSYGDRYWALMTGAPRTRYGPL from the coding sequence GTGATCCTGCTCTCCGACCCCCGGGTCGCGGCGGTGCCCGCCACCGACGACGGCGACCCCCTCGTCGACCTGCGGGACGTGCCCGACCTGCGGCTCGACACGCGCGCCGCCGATCCCGCCGGGGCGTACGCCCGGGTGCGTCTCGGTGTCGCCGAGCGGTTGCTGGCCGCGCAGCGCGTGCTGCCCGACGGCCTGTGCCTGCTGGTCATCGAGGGCTACCGGCCGTACCAGGCGCAGCTGGAGATCTTCACCGGCTACCGGGAGGAGTTGCGCGAGCTGCACCCGGACTGGTCGGCCGAGCGGCTGCACCGGGAGACGACCAAGTTCGTGTCGCCGGTGGAGGTGGCCCCGCACAGCACCGGCGGGGCGGTGGACCTGACGCTCTGCACGGGCGACGGCCTGGAGCTGGACATGGGCACCGCCGTCGACGCCACCCCGGAGGCGAGCCGCAACGCCTGCTTCACGGCCGCGCCGTCGATCGGCGACACCGCCCGACGGCACCGCCGGATCCTGGTGTCGGTGCTGAGCGGCGCCGGTCTGGTGAATTACCCGACGGAGTGGTGGCACTGGTCCTACGGCGACCGGTACTGGGCGCTGATGACCGGTGCGCCACGCACCCGTTACGGTCCGTTGTGA
- a CDS encoding RlpA-like double-psi beta-barrel domain-containing protein, which yields MKVQRKHALAAGVAVVATVVVSVGTGLGFADTAPARASVCPGSVTFSAEGGAPAATSDRFPVGTRLRVTNLDNGKAATVTVTGPSGSCVLLNATAMELVREPGKNVIRRNVVERVDGDVAPPPPPAQPGSTRPGAASPGAPGPAPGAACTGAITFFAEEGAPAATSDRFPVGTRLRVTNLDNGKATTVAVTGPSGSCVLLNTAAMDQIREPGKNLVRRNTVELLR from the coding sequence GTGAAGGTGCAGCGGAAGCACGCGCTGGCGGCGGGTGTGGCGGTGGTCGCGACGGTGGTCGTGTCGGTCGGCACCGGGCTCGGGTTCGCGGACACCGCCCCGGCGCGGGCCTCCGTGTGCCCGGGCTCGGTGACGTTCTCCGCCGAGGGTGGGGCGCCGGCGGCGACGAGTGACCGGTTCCCGGTGGGCACCCGGCTGCGGGTGACCAACCTGGACAACGGCAAGGCCGCCACGGTGACGGTGACCGGGCCGTCCGGCAGTTGTGTGCTGCTCAACGCAACGGCGATGGAGCTGGTCCGCGAGCCGGGCAAGAACGTGATCCGGCGCAACGTGGTGGAGCGCGTCGACGGTGACGTCGCGCCGCCACCGCCGCCCGCCCAGCCCGGCAGCACCAGGCCCGGCGCGGCGTCGCCCGGAGCCCCCGGACCGGCGCCGGGCGCGGCCTGCACCGGCGCGATCACCTTCTTCGCCGAGGAAGGGGCACCGGCGGCGACCAGCGACCGGTTCCCGGTCGGCACCCGGCTGCGGGTGACCAACCTGGACAACGGCAAGGCCACCACGGTGGCGGTGACCGGGCCGTCCGGCAGCTGCGTGCTGCTCAACACGGCGGCCATGGACCAGATCCGGGAGCCGGGCAAGAACCTGGTGCGCCGCAACACCGTCGAGCTGCTGCGCTGA
- a CDS encoding threonine ammonia-lyase produces MSRTDTTPRAPAPPDRARVEEAAWWLSDRVVRTPVLNSPAIDRLAGVRVLLKAENLQTGGSYKMRGAMLAVGRLAAAGHTGVVAQSTGNHAVAVALAAARHGLRATVVLPVDAASTKVARARAAGARVVLAGTTLDERLATARQMGDAEGLPLIDAYDHPDVVAGQGTASLELIEEAERLGTPLDALVVPVGGGGGVAGACLAADGRPVDVYGVEPVGCDSLARSLVAGRPTPVAPAPTIADGLRPTCVGELPFAVLRDTVRGVVRVDDDQIAEAFRLLLLDLKVLTEPSGAAGLAGALCLVGEPGADVVGRPGAGAVGRSGRRRADYRTVGVVLTGGNVEADLVARLATRQWEGVAA; encoded by the coding sequence ATGTCCCGCACCGACACGACGCCCCGCGCGCCGGCCCCGCCGGACCGGGCCCGCGTCGAGGAGGCCGCCTGGTGGCTGTCGGACCGGGTGGTCCGCACGCCGGTGCTGAACTCGCCGGCGATCGACCGGCTGGCCGGCGTCCGCGTCCTGCTCAAGGCGGAGAACCTCCAGACCGGCGGGTCCTACAAGATGCGCGGGGCGATGCTGGCGGTGGGCCGGCTCGCCGCCGCCGGGCACACCGGGGTGGTCGCGCAGAGCACCGGCAACCACGCGGTCGCGGTGGCGTTGGCCGCCGCGCGGCACGGGTTGCGCGCCACGGTCGTGCTGCCCGTCGACGCGGCGTCGACGAAGGTCGCCCGGGCGCGGGCGGCGGGGGCGCGGGTCGTCCTCGCCGGGACCACCCTCGACGAGCGGCTCGCGACCGCCCGCCAGATGGGCGACGCCGAGGGTCTGCCGCTCATCGACGCGTACGACCACCCGGACGTGGTGGCCGGGCAGGGCACCGCGAGCCTGGAGCTGATCGAGGAGGCGGAGCGTCTCGGCACCCCGCTGGACGCGCTGGTGGTGCCGGTCGGCGGTGGCGGTGGCGTGGCGGGCGCCTGCCTGGCGGCGGACGGCCGACCCGTCGACGTGTACGGCGTCGAGCCGGTGGGCTGCGACTCCCTGGCCCGCAGCCTGGTGGCCGGTCGGCCGACGCCGGTCGCCCCGGCGCCCACGATCGCCGACGGGCTGCGCCCCACCTGCGTCGGTGAGCTGCCGTTCGCCGTCCTGCGGGACACCGTCCGCGGGGTGGTCCGGGTCGACGACGACCAGATCGCCGAGGCGTTCCGGCTGCTCCTGCTGGACCTGAAGGTGCTCACCGAGCCGTCCGGCGCCGCCGGGCTGGCCGGTGCGCTGTGCCTGGTGGGTGAACCAGGTGCCGACGTGGTGGGGCGGCCCGGCGCCGGCGCGGTCGGGCGGTCGGGCCGGCGCCGGGCGGACTACCGGACGGTCGGCGTGGTGCTGACCGGCGGAAACGTGGAAGCGGACCTGGTCGCCCGGCTGGCGACCCGGCAGTGGGAAGGGGTGGCAGCCTAA
- a CDS encoding IS110 family RNA-guided transposase → MAVAVGVDVAKEFHWAALVHSETGRVLASRKVDNDPSAIQVLIDDIRAVQAEYGPATVAIDVLGGIAGLLQVMLVDAGLRLVHVSGLAVNRARRATRGGEHKSDPRDAKVIADQIRLRADELRPVEPATEAGSELRLLVGRRRELVVDQTRRIGRLRDLLASIHPGLERVVDPTHKVDTALLARYVTPTEIRRAGRRRISEYLRTTGRHHSTVIDALVDKALTAAGAQHVTVPGEAVAADIVRDLAREVLACRDKLADLDKRIHDALDRHPDAALIQSLPGMGATLTAEFLAVAGGITRFPTGDQLASAAGLAPVLQQSGKVHYLRRATSGDKTLKRVFYQSAFCALQRDPASRAFYDRKRAEGKRHHQALIALARRRINVLHAILRTRQPYRLTHALTA, encoded by the coding sequence ATGGCGGTCGCGGTTGGTGTGGACGTGGCCAAGGAGTTCCACTGGGCTGCGCTCGTGCACAGCGAGACGGGGCGGGTCCTGGCCAGCCGGAAAGTCGACAACGATCCGTCGGCGATCCAGGTGCTCATCGACGACATCCGAGCCGTGCAGGCCGAGTATGGGCCGGCCACGGTCGCCATCGACGTGCTCGGTGGCATCGCCGGCCTGCTGCAGGTCATGCTGGTCGACGCTGGCCTGCGCCTGGTGCATGTCTCCGGTCTTGCGGTCAACCGGGCTCGCCGTGCCACCCGCGGGGGTGAGCACAAGTCGGATCCGCGCGATGCCAAGGTCATCGCCGATCAGATCCGGCTGCGCGCAGACGAACTGCGTCCCGTCGAACCGGCCACCGAAGCCGGCAGCGAGCTGCGGCTGCTGGTGGGCCGCCGCCGGGAACTGGTGGTCGACCAGACCCGCCGCATCGGCCGGCTGCGGGATCTGCTCGCCTCGATCCATCCCGGTCTGGAGCGCGTCGTCGACCCCACCCACAAAGTCGACACGGCCCTGCTGGCCCGCTACGTCACGCCGACCGAGATCCGCCGAGCCGGCCGACGCCGCATCAGCGAGTACCTGCGCACCACCGGCCGGCACCACAGCACCGTGATCGACGCCCTGGTCGACAAGGCACTGACCGCCGCCGGCGCCCAACACGTCACCGTGCCCGGCGAAGCCGTCGCCGCGGACATCGTCCGCGACCTCGCCCGCGAGGTACTCGCCTGCCGGGACAAACTCGCCGACCTGGACAAGCGCATCCACGACGCTCTCGACCGCCACCCTGACGCGGCCCTCATCCAGTCCCTGCCCGGGATGGGGGCCACCCTCACCGCCGAATTCCTCGCCGTGGCAGGCGGCATCACCCGATTCCCCACCGGCGACCAACTCGCCAGCGCCGCCGGCCTCGCACCAGTCCTGCAGCAATCCGGCAAGGTCCACTACCTGCGCCGCGCTACCAGCGGCGACAAAACCCTCAAACGGGTCTTCTACCAATCGGCGTTCTGCGCCCTGCAACGCGACCCGGCCAGCCGCGCCTTCTACGACCGCAAACGCGCCGAAGGCAAACGACACCACCAAGCCCTCATCGCCCTGGCCCGCCGACGCATCAACGTCCTGCACGCCATCCTGCGCACCCGACAGCCCTACCGACTCACTCACGCTCTCACGGCTTGA